A genome region from Frankineae bacterium MT45 includes the following:
- a CDS encoding arginyl-tRNA synthetase — MNPAELSAAVLAAVADCQKSGDFAGMLPEEAHVERPKNRDHGDYATNIALRLAKSAGKPPREIAEAIAVRLREVTGIASVQVAGAGFLNITLAADVLAQLARTVVEAGPSFGHSSAYAGRNINLEFVSANPTGPIHLGGTRWAAVGDSLARILQATGASVTREYYFNDHGAQIDRFARSLLARAHGQDVPEDGYAGTYIDEIAAAVVARSPEVLTAAPDVAQEIFRSQGVELMFGEIKASMHEFGVDFDVYFHENSVHESGAVDQAVSYLKESGALYYSENAWWLRTTDYGDDKDRVVIKSDGHAAYIAGDLAYLRDKRSRGFDLCIYMLGADHHGYIARLKAAAAAFGDDPAVVEVLIGQLVNLVRDGQPVRMSKRAGTVITMEDLVDAVGVDAARYSLSRSSIDMVLDIDLDLLSKKSNDNPVYYVQYAHARLARLQRNAADLGIVRSAEPDLGLLVHDRESDLLGALGEFPRVVASAADLRSPHRIAHYLESLAGGYHRFYEACRVLPQGDEEATALTDARLWLCEATRVVLANGLGLLGVSAPDRM; from the coding sequence GTGAACCCTGCTGAACTCTCCGCCGCCGTGCTCGCGGCCGTCGCCGATTGTCAGAAATCGGGTGATTTCGCCGGAATGCTGCCTGAAGAGGCGCACGTCGAACGCCCGAAGAATCGCGATCATGGTGACTACGCCACGAACATCGCCCTGCGGTTGGCCAAGAGCGCGGGGAAGCCGCCACGCGAGATCGCCGAGGCCATCGCGGTCCGGCTGCGCGAGGTTACTGGAATCGCATCGGTGCAGGTGGCCGGCGCCGGGTTCCTGAATATCACCCTGGCCGCCGATGTGCTGGCCCAGTTGGCCCGCACGGTCGTCGAGGCGGGACCCTCATTCGGCCACTCGAGCGCCTATGCCGGGCGCAACATCAACCTCGAGTTCGTCTCGGCGAACCCGACCGGTCCGATACACCTCGGTGGCACGCGGTGGGCCGCGGTCGGTGACTCGCTGGCCCGGATCCTGCAGGCCACCGGTGCCAGCGTCACCCGGGAGTACTACTTCAACGACCACGGAGCGCAGATCGACCGGTTCGCGCGGTCACTGCTGGCCCGGGCCCACGGTCAGGACGTACCCGAGGACGGTTACGCCGGCACGTACATCGACGAGATCGCCGCTGCCGTCGTGGCCCGGTCGCCCGAGGTGCTCACCGCTGCCCCCGACGTCGCGCAGGAGATTTTCCGCAGCCAGGGCGTCGAGTTGATGTTCGGCGAGATCAAGGCCTCGATGCATGAGTTCGGGGTCGACTTCGACGTCTATTTCCACGAGAATTCGGTCCACGAGTCGGGCGCGGTTGATCAGGCGGTCTCGTACCTGAAGGAGTCCGGCGCCCTCTACTACTCCGAGAACGCCTGGTGGCTGCGCACCACCGACTATGGCGACGACAAGGATCGGGTGGTGATCAAGAGCGACGGCCACGCGGCCTACATCGCCGGTGACCTCGCCTACCTGCGGGACAAGCGCAGTCGTGGTTTCGATCTCTGCATCTACATGCTCGGTGCTGACCACCACGGGTACATCGCCCGGCTGAAGGCGGCGGCCGCCGCCTTCGGTGATGATCCGGCGGTGGTCGAGGTGCTCATCGGCCAGCTGGTGAACCTGGTGCGTGACGGCCAGCCAGTCCGGATGAGCAAGCGGGCCGGAACGGTGATCACTATGGAGGACCTCGTCGACGCCGTGGGCGTTGACGCGGCGCGCTACTCGCTGTCGCGGTCCTCGATCGACATGGTGCTGGACATCGACCTCGACCTGCTGTCGAAGAAGTCGAATGACAATCCGGTCTACTACGTCCAGTACGCGCATGCCCGGCTGGCCCGGCTGCAGCGGAATGCGGCCGACCTCGGCATCGTCCGTTCGGCTGAGCCCGACCTCGGACTACTCGTCCACGACCGGGAGAGTGACCTGCTCGGGGCGCTCGGCGAATTTCCCCGCGTGGTCGCCTCGGCCGCCGATCTGCGCTCACCACACCGGATTGCCCACTACCTGGAGTCGCTGGCCGGGGGCTACCACCGTTTTTACGAGGCCTGCCGGGTGCTGCCCCAGGGTGACGAGGAGGCGACGGCGTTGACCGATGCGCGTCTCTGGCTCTGCGAGGCGACCCGGGTCGTGCTGGCCAACGGCCTGGGCCTGCTGGGCGTGAGCGCGCCGGACCGCATGTGA
- a CDS encoding homoserine dehydrogenase, which produces MSDSLKVALLGCGVVGSEVARLLHEQGDDLAARIGAPLELAGVAVRRPNRHPDIDPALITTDAQALVTRPDIDLVIEVIGGIEPVRSLLLEALKSGKSVVSANKALLAEDGATLYEAAAGAGVDLYYEAAVAGAIPLLRPLRESLAGDRITRVMGIVNGTTNFILSRMDATGAGFDEALAEATELGYAEADPSADIDGFDAAAKAAILAGLAFHTRVTTSDVYREGISDVTSADIASAKAMGCTVKLLAICERTEESVSVRVHPAMIPRTHPLAGVSDAYNAVFVEADAAGSLMFYGRGAGGAPTASAILGDLVAVARNRRNGGRGSGASTYADLRVVPMAEVQTRYHVALDVADRPGVLATVAGAFAEQGVSIQTVRQEGRGDAATLVLVTHSATDAALAKTVDGLGGMGFLRRPANVLRVEGMPSD; this is translated from the coding sequence ATGAGTGATTCATTGAAGGTTGCCCTGCTGGGCTGTGGCGTCGTCGGGTCGGAGGTGGCCCGGTTGCTGCACGAGCAGGGCGACGACCTGGCCGCTCGCATCGGTGCGCCGCTGGAGTTGGCTGGCGTGGCTGTCCGCCGGCCGAACCGTCACCCGGACATCGATCCGGCGCTAATCACCACCGATGCGCAGGCGCTCGTCACCCGGCCCGACATCGATCTCGTCATCGAGGTGATCGGCGGGATCGAGCCGGTGCGCTCGCTGCTGCTCGAGGCCTTGAAGTCTGGCAAGAGCGTGGTGAGTGCGAACAAGGCACTGCTGGCCGAGGACGGCGCGACCCTCTACGAGGCGGCGGCCGGGGCCGGGGTGGACCTCTACTACGAGGCGGCGGTGGCTGGGGCCATCCCGCTGCTCCGCCCACTGCGTGAGTCGCTGGCCGGGGACCGCATCACGCGCGTGATGGGAATCGTCAACGGAACGACCAACTTCATCCTCTCCCGGATGGACGCCACCGGTGCGGGCTTCGACGAGGCGCTGGCCGAGGCGACCGAGCTCGGTTACGCCGAGGCCGATCCCAGTGCGGACATCGACGGTTTCGACGCGGCGGCCAAGGCGGCGATCCTAGCCGGCCTGGCCTTCCATACCCGGGTGACCACGTCGGATGTGTACCGGGAGGGAATCTCGGACGTCACCTCGGCCGACATCGCCAGCGCCAAGGCGATGGGCTGCACGGTGAAGTTGCTGGCCATCTGCGAGCGCACCGAGGAGAGCGTCTCGGTGCGCGTCCATCCGGCGATGATTCCGCGGACGCACCCGCTGGCCGGCGTCTCCGACGCCTACAACGCCGTCTTCGTCGAGGCGGATGCGGCCGGATCCCTCATGTTTTACGGCAGAGGAGCCGGAGGCGCGCCGACCGCGAGCGCGATCCTCGGCGATCTGGTGGCGGTGGCCCGCAATCGCCGCAACGGTGGCCGGGGCTCCGGCGCCAGCACCTACGCCGACCTGCGGGTGGTCCCGATGGCCGAGGTCCAGACGCGCTATCACGTCGCCCTCGATGTGGCCGACCGTCCCGGCGTGCTCGCCACTGTGGCCGGAGCCTTTGCCGAGCAGGGCGTCAGTATCCAGACGGTCCGGCAGGAGGGGCGCGGGGACGCGGCGACCCTGGTGCTGGTCACCCACTCGGCGACCGATGCGGCACTGGCCAAGACGGTCGACGGACTGGGTGGAATGGGATTCCTGCGCCGCCCGGCAAACGTGCTGCGCGTGGAGGGAATGCCGAGCGACTGA
- a CDS encoding diaminopimelate decarboxylase, whose protein sequence is MSRSAHPAGPRHADVLPESSGFGLPSDVHDLDPAIWPASIERIDGELHLAGVSVSDLVGEYGTPAFFMDEADVRGRARAYAAAFDGADVYYAGKAFLCTQLARWIEAEGLNLDVCTGGELAIALAAGFPPERLALHGNNKSVSELTRAVEVGVGSIVVDSFDEIERLTSIAQAAGVRQRVLIRVTVGVEAHTHEFIATAHEDQKFGFSLKDGDALRAAQEIIETGALELVGLHSHIGSQIFDTAGFEVAAHRVVALARELRDLTGVEVEVLNLGGGLGIAYVSGDEPQPAKEIADRLREIVDRESAAADLTPPRLAVEPGRAIVGPGAITVYRVGTIKPVVINDQLTRNYVSVDGGMSDNIRTALYDAAYTVTLANRVSSAELVRSRVVGKHCESGDIVVRDAWLPADVSPGDLLAVAATGAYCRSMASNYNQVPRPPVIGVRVGETSVLLRRETEDDLLRLDPGWTK, encoded by the coding sequence ATGAGCCGATCAGCGCACCCGGCCGGTCCGCGGCACGCCGACGTGCTACCCGAATCCTCGGGATTTGGCCTGCCATCCGACGTCCATGACCTTGACCCGGCGATCTGGCCCGCCTCCATCGAGCGCATAGACGGCGAACTCCACCTGGCCGGCGTCTCGGTCAGCGACCTGGTCGGCGAGTACGGCACACCGGCGTTCTTCATGGACGAGGCCGACGTTCGCGGCCGGGCCCGGGCCTACGCCGCGGCCTTCGACGGCGCCGACGTCTACTACGCCGGCAAGGCGTTCCTCTGCACTCAACTGGCCCGCTGGATCGAGGCCGAGGGGCTGAACCTGGACGTCTGCACCGGTGGCGAGCTGGCGATCGCTCTGGCCGCCGGGTTCCCGCCGGAGCGTCTCGCCCTACACGGCAACAACAAGAGCGTCTCGGAGCTCACCCGAGCCGTCGAGGTCGGCGTCGGGAGCATCGTCGTCGACTCCTTCGACGAGATCGAGCGACTCACCTCGATCGCCCAGGCGGCCGGCGTGCGTCAGCGCGTCCTGATCAGGGTCACCGTCGGCGTCGAGGCTCATACGCATGAGTTCATCGCCACCGCGCACGAGGATCAGAAATTCGGATTCTCACTGAAGGATGGCGATGCGCTGCGGGCGGCCCAGGAGATCATCGAGACCGGCGCGCTCGAACTCGTCGGCCTGCACTCGCACATCGGCTCGCAGATCTTCGACACCGCGGGCTTCGAGGTGGCGGCGCACCGGGTCGTGGCACTGGCCCGCGAGCTTCGCGACCTCACCGGTGTGGAGGTCGAGGTGCTCAACCTCGGCGGCGGCCTCGGTATCGCCTACGTCAGTGGCGATGAGCCGCAGCCGGCCAAAGAGATCGCGGATCGGCTGCGCGAGATCGTTGATCGCGAGTCGGCCGCGGCCGACCTCACCCCACCGCGCCTGGCTGTGGAGCCGGGGCGGGCGATCGTCGGCCCCGGTGCGATCACGGTCTACCGGGTCGGCACGATCAAGCCGGTGGTGATCAACGACCAGCTGACGCGAAACTATGTCTCGGTTGACGGCGGGATGAGTGACAACATCCGGACCGCTCTCTACGATGCGGCGTACACGGTGACCCTGGCCAATCGGGTCTCGTCGGCTGAGCTTGTCCGCAGCCGGGTGGTCGGAAAGCACTGTGAAAGCGGGGACATCGTCGTGCGGGATGCTTGGCTGCCGGCTGACGTGTCGCCCGGTGATCTGCTGGCGGTGGCGGCTACCGGCGCCTACTGCCGGAGTATGGCCAGTAATTACAACCAAGTTCCGCGGCCGCCGGTGATCGGCGTGCGCGTGGGTGAGACCTCCGTGCTGCTTCGGCGCGAGACCGAAGACGACCTGCTTCGTCTGGACCCAGGGTGGACCAAATGA